Proteins encoded by one window of Rhodamnia argentea isolate NSW1041297 chromosome 6, ASM2092103v1, whole genome shotgun sequence:
- the LOC115726105 gene encoding transcription factor WER-like, with protein MGAEECSQYKKVLWTEEEDRLLLDHIRVHGTGRWNRIPKLTGLPRHGKSCRLRWLNYLSPTVKRGEFSEEEDELIIRLHKLLGNRWSLIAGRVPGRTDNQVKNHWNTRLCKKLGTGSFKRPRKDPKPKCRAREEQETTNLPLPINDSSLNAGDCDRLPHHQSTISTTSASTADVGVEGEALTKEKLLTGSEGSDDGEEWMRDHCVGLGSPMLSSDRYFDPSNVGLEDLVVDSCSLDQIWQHFLSN; from the exons ATGGGAGCAGAGGAGTGTAGTCAATACAAGAAAGTGCTGTGGACAGAGGAAGAAGACAGGCTCCTGCTCGACCACATCAGGGTCCACGGAACCGGTCGCTGGAACCGCATTCCTAAGCTCAccg GCCTCCCCAGGCATGGGAAGAGCTGCAGATTGAGGTGGCTGAACTACCTGAGCCCCACCGTGAAGCGCGGGGAATTCTCCGAGGAGGAAGATGAGCTCATCATCAGGCTCCATAAACTCCTGGGAAACAG GTGGTCACTGATAGCAGGAAGGGTCCCCGGAAGGACGGACAACCAAGTGAAGAACCACTGGAACACCCGCCTGTGCAAGAAGCTCGGGACCGGAAGTTTCAAACGTCCGAGGAAAGATCCCAAGCCCAAGTGTCGAGCTcgagaagaacaagaaactACCAATCTCCCTCTTCCCATCAACGATTCATCACTGAATGCAGGTGATTGCGATCGGCTCCCTCACCATCAGAGTACGATTAGTACCACTAGCGCTAGCACGGCCGACGTCGGAGTCGAAGGAGAGGCCTTGACGAAGGAGAAATTACTCACGGGAAGTGAGGGTAGTGATGATGGGGAGGAGTGGATGAGGGATCACTGCGTTGGGCTTGGATCACCCATGTTATCTAGTGACAGATACTTCGATCCAAGTAACGTGGGGCTGGAGGACCTCGTTGTCGACAGTTGCTCTCTCGACCAGATATGGCAGCATTTCCTCTCAAATTAG